In Sphaerisporangium krabiense, the DNA window GCCGCGCCTCCTGTTCCGCGGTCAGGAACGGGGCGGGGGCCTCCTCGACGAGCTTCTGGTGGCGGCGCTGCAGCGAGCAGTCGCGGGTGGAGACCACGACGACGCCGCCGTGCGCGTCGGCCAGGCACTGCGTCTCCACGTGCCGCGGCCTGTCGAGGTAGCGCTCCACGAAGCACTCGCCGCGGCCGAACGACACCACCGCCTCCCGCACGGCGCTGTCGTACAGGTCGGGGATCTCCTCCAGCGTGCGCGCGACCTTGAGCCCGCGCCCGCCGCCGCCGAACGCCGCCTTGATCGCGATGGGCAGCCCGTGCTCCTCGGCGAACGCGACGACCTCCGCCACGCCGGACACCGGGTCGGGGGTGCCCGCCACGAGCGGTGCGCCGACCTTCTGGGCGATGTGCCGCGCCTGGACCTTGTCGCCGAGCGCCGTGATCGCGTGCGGGGGCGGGCCGATCCAGGTCAGCCCGGCGTCGATGACGGCCTGGGCGAACGCGGCGTTCTCGGCGAGGAAGCCGTAGCCGGGGTGGACGGCGTCCGCGCCGGACCGCGCCGCGACGTCGATGATCTTCTCGATCGCCAGGTAGGTCTCCGCGGGCGTGTCGCCGCCGAGCGCGTACGCCTCGTCCGCCATGCGGGCGTGGGAGGCGTCCCGGTCGGGGTCGGCGTAGACCGCGACGCTGCCGATCCCGGCGTCCCGGCAGGCCCGGATGACGCGGACGGCGATCTCGCCGCGGTTGGCGACCAGCACCTTGCGCAGGCTCGTGCTCACAGGGACCTCCCAAGGTTCCATCGCGACTCCCGCCAGCCGCGGGGACCGGTCACGAGAGGACGGCGCAGCGCCGGCCGGGGGCGGGGCGCCGGGGGCGGCGGCGCGGGGGCGGCGGCCGTCGCGAGACGCAGGGCCACGACGAGGGCGGCGAGCTCCTCGGGCGTCGGGTCGCCGGTGACGACGTTCACAGCGGGATGTTCCCGTGCTTCTTGGGCGGCAGGGCGTCGCGCTTGCCGCGCAGCAGCCGCAGCGCCAGCGTGACCTCGCGGCGGGTCTCGCTCGGCCGGATCACCGCGTCCACGTAGCCGCGCTCGGCCGCCAGGTAGGGCGTGGCCAGCGTCTCCTCGTACTCGCGGATCAGCTCGGCCCGCAACGCGCCGGGGTCGTCGGCGGCGGCCAGGCGCTTGCGGTGCAGGATGTTCACCGCGCCCTGCGCGCCCATCACCGCGATCTGCGCGCTGGACCAGGCGAGGTTGACGTCCGCGCCCAGGTGCTTGGAGCCCATCACGTCGTAGGCGCCGCCGTAGGCCTTGCGGGTGATGACGGTGACGAGCGGGACGGTGGCCTCGCCGTAGGCGTACAGGAGCTTGGCGCCGCGCCGGATGATGCCGTTCCACTCCTGGTCGGTGCCGGGCAGGAAGCCGGGCACGTCCACCAGCGTGAGCACCGGGACGCTGAAGGCATCGCAGGTGCGGACGAACCGGGCGGCCTTCTCCGAGGCGTCGATGTCCAGCGTGCCGGCCATCCGCATCGGCTGGTTGGCCACGACGCCGACGGGACGGCCCTCGATCCGGCCGAACCCGACGACGATGTTGGGCGCGAACAGCGCCTGCACCTCAAGGAACTCGCCGTCGTCCAGCAGCGCGGCGATCACGTCGTGCATGTCGTAGGGCTGGTTCGGCGAGTCGGGCACCAGCTCGTCCAGCGCGAGGTCGCCGGCGGACGGCTCCAGGTCGGCCTCGAAGACCGGGTGCGGCGGCTCGTCGAGGTTGTTGTCGGGCAGGTACGACAGCAGCGCCCGCGTGTAGTCCAGCGCGTCGTCCTCGTCGTGGGCGAGGTAGTGGGCGACGCCGCTGCGGCTGTTGTGCACCCGTCCGCCGCCCAGCTCTTCGAACGTGACGTCCTCGCCGGTCACGGTCTTGATCACGTCCGGGCCCGTCACGAACATGTGGGACGAGGAGTCCACCATGATCGTGAAGTCGGTGAGCGCGGGCGAGTAGACGTGGCCGCCCGCGCAGGCGCCCATGACCAGGGAGATCTGCGGGATCACGCCCGAGGCGCGGATGTTGCGGCGGAAGATCTCGCCGTACATGCCGAGCGAGACCACGCCCTCCTGGATGCGCGCCCCCGCCCCTTCGTTGATGCCGATGATCGGGCAGCCGTTGCGCACGGCCAGGTCCATGACCTTGCAGATCTTCTGGCCGTACACCTCGCCGAGGCTGCCGCCCGCGACCGTGAAGTCCTGGGCGAACACGCACACCCGGCGGCCGTGGATCGTGCCGTGCCCGGTGACCACGCCGTCGCCGTAGACGAGCGATCCCTTGGCCAGGGCGTCCAGTTCCACGAAGGTGCCCGCGTCCAGCAGGCGTTCGATGCGCTCGCGCGCGGTGAGCCTGCCCTTGGCGTGCTGCTTCGCCGTCGCGCGGGCCTCGGCGGCGTGGACCGCCTCGTCGAGGCGCTCCTTCAAGCGGGCGAGGCCGTCCGCGGTGCCGTGCAGGGTCATCCACCACCTCGATAGGACTAAGTTCCGTTTTGACGGTACTCAGTACCATGACGGATGGCAACCCCGGAGGGGAGAATGACCCACGTGTCCATACCGCCCATCCGCCGGCGCCTCGCCGAGGCCGCCGTGGCGCTGTTCGACGAGAACGGCTACGACGCGACCACGGTCGACGACATCGCGGCCCGCGCGGGGGTGAGCCGCAGCACGTTCTTCCGCTACCACCGCTCGAAGGACGACGCGATCTTCCCCGACCACGACGAGCTGCTGGCCAGGATCGACGCCCGGCTGCGCGCCTCCACCGCCGAGACCGCGATCGTGGCCATCACCGACGCCGTCCGCATCGTGCTCGCCCACTACGTCGACGACGCCGAGGTCTCGCTGCGCCGCTACCGCCTCGTCCGCCGGGTGCCCGCGCTGCGCGACCGCGAGATCGCCAGCGTGGCCCGCTACCAGCGCCTGTTCCGCGAGTTCGTCGGCGAGTGGCTCGGCGCCTCCCCCGACGCCGGCCTGCGCGCCGAACTCATGGCCGCCTCCGTCGTCACCGCCCACAACCAGGTGCTCCGCGGCTGGCTCCGCGCCGGCGGCACCTACGACCCCTCGACCCCCCTCGACCACGCCCTCGGCTACGTCATCGCCACCTTCCGCCACCTGGAACAACCCCAGGAGAAGAGCGACGAGATCGTCGTCGCCGCCTTCCCCCGCTCCGCCACCCCCCAGGCCGTGATGACCGCCATCCAGCAGCACCTCGAATCCGGCGGGAGAGGCTCGTCCTGAACAACAGAAACGGCGTTTCCGAAAAACCCTCACCTCCATAAAGCCCGCGGTGGATCGATACACAAAGATCCGCGTGTACGGCATGCGCCAGAATTACGGGAAAATACCGCGAGAGGGCACGCTCTCCGGCACAGTAATCGGCACACACTGGTCCATGGCGAGGAGTCGGGAATGGCGACTGAACGGCTGCTGGTTTCCGACGCTCCGGTAGGACGCGATCTCGATCGGCTCGACCTGCGCCGGTATGTGGGACCGCTCGCCGAGGTGATCGTGAGCGAGGGCACCGACACGCCGTTCACGATCGGCGTGTTCGGGCCGTGGGGCAGCGGGAAGTCGAGCCTGCTGCGGATGGTGGGCGAGGCGCTGGACGCCGACCATCCGGAACGTACCGTGCGGGTGGAGTTCAACCCGTGGGTGCATCGCAAAGAGCCGAACATGCTGCTGCCATTGCTGCACACACTCCAGGACACCCTGGCACGGGACGCCAAGGCCCGGTTCGGGGACACCGTACGGCGGCTGAGCAGCGTGATCAGTACCTTGACCACCAACATCCTGCTCGGGCGGGTGTCCGGGGGCGCGATACAGCTCGACGACATCAAAAGCGCGTCAGAGGAGTATTCCAAGGCGCACGGAGAAGTCGAGAGTGAGATGCGCAACCTGCGCTCGACTCTCCAGTCGGAGGCCGACCGTCTGGCGGCCAAGGACGTGCGCCTGGTCATCATGGTCGACGACCTCGACCGGTGTGAGCCGGACGAGATCATCGATCTCCTGGAGTCGCTGAAGCTGTTCTTCGATCTGAGGAACGTGTTCGTGGTGCTGGCCATCGCCAAGGATGTGGTCGACCGCGGAGTGGCCCTCAAGTACCGGGAGTTCAACTTCGGAGCCGACAAGGTCATTGAGATCGGCAACGACTATTTAGATAAAATCATCCAGTTACCGCTCTACCTGTCCGCTTTCGAGGAATCCGCGATAGGCGCGTTCCTGCACGGCCTCGACCTGCCGCGTGAGCTGGTTCCCCATATCGATCTTCTCAAGGAAATCGTCTACCCCAACCCCCGGCACATCAAGCGGGTGCTCAACCTGGCCGCCTTCACGAACGTCGTCGCCCGGAACACGGCCGACCTGCCGGAGTTCCGCCTCGACCTGCTGCTCCGGCTCATCGTGATCCGCATCCAGAGCCCCTCCCTCTACAAGGCGATCAAGGCCGGCCCGTCGCTGCTCGTCGATCTGGAGAGCGTCTACCAGGGCACGCTCTACCCCACCGACGCCAACCGCTTCGTCCGCCGCCACGGCACCACACGCGCCGTGGCGGCCCAGGAGGCGGTCGTCCGCTTCCACCACGCCGAGCCCTACTACGAAGCCCTCTTCGCCGGTTCCGCCTTCGCAGCGATCGAGCCCCATCTGCGCGAGTACATGTCCTTGCTCGGCGACTGACCATGGCAGCGCAGGGAACCGCCTATGACGTCTACGGCCTGACGGGCAACCCCTACACGGTCACGCCGCTCACGCCCCTGGCGATCCCTCCCGACGCCCGGATGCCTCTGGGCCTCGATGGGTTCTTCGACCCGCGGGCGCTGGACGACTACCTGGAGGACGTGGTCGCCGACGGCCGGCCGGCGTTCGTCGTGGTCTCGGGACGGGACTTCACCGGCCGCACGTCGATGGCGCGCTGCGTCCTGGACCACTACCGCAGAAAGCGCGGGCTCGGAGACCGGTTCGTGGTCGCCGAGGTGAACCTGAACACCTTCGACGCCTTCGAACTTCTCAGCCACGCGCTGGGCCGCCTCAGAAGGGGCAGCGTCAAGATGGGCGTTCCGCTGGGCACGGATCTCGACAGGCGGCTGAGCCAGGTGAGCGAGTCTCCCCGGCCGGGTTTCCTGCTGCGGTTCCAGGAGTTGGCCGAAGATCTGGAGACGGCGCTCAC includes these proteins:
- a CDS encoding acyl-CoA carboxylase epsilon subunit, with translation MNVVTGDPTPEELAALVVALRLATAAAPAPPPPAPRPRPALRRPLVTGPRGWRESRWNLGRSL
- a CDS encoding TetR/AcrR family transcriptional regulator, which gives rise to MSIPPIRRRLAEAAVALFDENGYDATTVDDIAARAGVSRSTFFRYHRSKDDAIFPDHDELLARIDARLRASTAETAIVAITDAVRIVLAHYVDDAEVSLRRYRLVRRVPALRDREIASVARYQRLFREFVGEWLGASPDAGLRAELMAASVVTAHNQVLRGWLRAGGTYDPSTPLDHALGYVIATFRHLEQPQEKSDEIVVAAFPRSATPQAVMTAIQQHLESGGRGSS
- a CDS encoding acyl-CoA carboxylase subunit beta, which produces MTLHGTADGLARLKERLDEAVHAAEARATAKQHAKGRLTARERIERLLDAGTFVELDALAKGSLVYGDGVVTGHGTIHGRRVCVFAQDFTVAGGSLGEVYGQKICKVMDLAVRNGCPIIGINEGAGARIQEGVVSLGMYGEIFRRNIRASGVIPQISLVMGACAGGHVYSPALTDFTIMVDSSSHMFVTGPDVIKTVTGEDVTFEELGGGRVHNSRSGVAHYLAHDEDDALDYTRALLSYLPDNNLDEPPHPVFEADLEPSAGDLALDELVPDSPNQPYDMHDVIAALLDDGEFLEVQALFAPNIVVGFGRIEGRPVGVVANQPMRMAGTLDIDASEKAARFVRTCDAFSVPVLTLVDVPGFLPGTDQEWNGIIRRGAKLLYAYGEATVPLVTVITRKAYGGAYDVMGSKHLGADVNLAWSSAQIAVMGAQGAVNILHRKRLAAADDPGALRAELIREYEETLATPYLAAERGYVDAVIRPSETRREVTLALRLLRGKRDALPPKKHGNIPL
- a CDS encoding ATP-binding protein, coding for MAAQGTAYDVYGLTGNPYTVTPLTPLAIPPDARMPLGLDGFFDPRALDDYLEDVVADGRPAFVVVSGRDFTGRTSMARCVLDHYRRKRGLGDRFVVAEVNLNTFDAFELLSHALGRLRRGSVKMGVPLGTDLDRRLSQVSESPRPGFLLRFQELAEDLETALTAPDTPRHGFGVLIEGLMDVSMLGAAHEVFGDVPCVVVFTHQAGEHAKTAPLHGLTADDAHLLHLHPLGSRQVRLLAEGRWAQATTEHPCPFDGPGLESVFSTELPIKLVLKRLARLLQYRLNTAGREAADAEKLKMSYAWLVETGRLLSEWNGR
- a CDS encoding KAP family P-loop NTPase fold protein, whose amino-acid sequence is MATERLLVSDAPVGRDLDRLDLRRYVGPLAEVIVSEGTDTPFTIGVFGPWGSGKSSLLRMVGEALDADHPERTVRVEFNPWVHRKEPNMLLPLLHTLQDTLARDAKARFGDTVRRLSSVISTLTTNILLGRVSGGAIQLDDIKSASEEYSKAHGEVESEMRNLRSTLQSEADRLAAKDVRLVIMVDDLDRCEPDEIIDLLESLKLFFDLRNVFVVLAIAKDVVDRGVALKYREFNFGADKVIEIGNDYLDKIIQLPLYLSAFEESAIGAFLHGLDLPRELVPHIDLLKEIVYPNPRHIKRVLNLAAFTNVVARNTADLPEFRLDLLLRLIVIRIQSPSLYKAIKAGPSLLVDLESVYQGTLYPTDANRFVRRHGTTRAVAAQEAVVRFHHAEPYYEALFAGSAFAAIEPHLREYMSLLGD